In one window of Tachypleus tridentatus isolate NWPU-2018 chromosome 2, ASM421037v1, whole genome shotgun sequence DNA:
- the LOC143244511 gene encoding LOW QUALITY PROTEIN: 3-oxoacyl-[acyl-carrier-protein] synthase, mitochondrial-like (The sequence of the model RefSeq protein was modified relative to this genomic sequence to represent the inferred CDS: inserted 2 bases in 2 codons): MKTRIDFSLTRKRSMGLTRCASFPRVVVTGLGIVCPLGVGVHYVWDRLLQGDCGITAICNSRYDDIPCKVAGYVPHGTGLGQLNLDKEFLRSDLKTLSLASCYGLIAAKEALQDAKWNPSSENEQQETGVAVGMGMVDLSDIILTGKTLEDRGYRYVSPYFVPRILTNMVAGQISIRHKLQGPVHAVSTACTTGLHAIGDAYNFIQRGDASVMVCGGSEAVISPLAIAAFAXRALSTNYNDNPSKAXRPFDKNREGFVMSEGAGILILESLEHAEKRNAKIYAEVLGYGLSGDAHHITAPREDGEGAFLCMKSTLSDAELELSTVQYINAHATSTPLGDAAEVRAIKQLFGNHAKAIAISSTKGAVGHLLGAAGSVETIFTVLACFTGNIPPTVNLEETEEDLNFVPVRSQKWPFLRQEERRVALTNSFGFGGTNASLVIGSFNK; the protein is encoded by the exons ATGAAGACCAGAATTGATTTCTCTTTGACCAG GAAGAGATCTATGGGTTTGACAAGGTGTGCTTCTTTTCCACGAGTTGTGGTCACAGGTCTGGGTATTGTCTGCCCACTTGGTGTTGGAGTGCATTATGTATGGGACCGACTATTACAAGGAGATTGTGGTATCACGGCAATATGTAACAGTAGGTATGATGACATACCTTGCAAGGTAGCAGGATATGTACCACATGGAACTGGATTAGGGCAACTGAATTTGGATAAAGAGTTTCTGAGATCAGATCTTAAGACACTGTCATTGGCCTCTTGCTATGGGTTAATAGCTGCTAAAGAAGCATTACAAGATGCTAAATGGAATCCTTCCTCTGAAAATGAGCAGCAAGAAACTGGTGTGGCAGTTGGAATGGGAATGGTTGATCTGTCTGATATTATTCTGACAGGAAAAACTTTGGAGGATCGTGGGTACCGATATGTAAGCCCATACTTTGTCCCTAGGATACTCACAAATATGGTTGCTGGCCAGATCAGTATCAGACATAAATTGCAAGGCCCAGTTCATGCAGTCTCAACAGCCTGTACCACAGGACTTCATGCTATTGGTGATGCTTACAATTTTATTCAAAGAGGAGATGCATCTGTAATGGTGTGTGGGGGCAGTGAAGCTGTAATTAGCCCATTGGCCATTGCAGCATTTG TGAGAGCTTTGAGTACAAATTATAATGATAATCCATCTAAGG TCCGTCCATTTGACAAAAATAGAGAAGGGTTTGTTATGAGTGAAGGAGCTGGAATTTTAATTCTTGAATCCTTAGAACATGcagaaaaaagaaatgcaaaaataTATGCAGAAGTTTTAGGTTATGGCCTCTCAGGTGATGCCCACCATATCACAGCTCCAAGGGAGGATGGAGAGGGTGCCTTTTTGTGTATGAAATCAACCTTGAGTGATGCTGAGCTAGAACTATCCACAGTACAATATATAAATGCTCATGCTACTTCTACACCTTTGGGTGATGCTGCAGAAGTCAGAGCCATTAAACAACTATTTGGAAATCATGCTAAAGCAATTGCAATATCCTCTACAAAAGGAGCTGTTGGCCATCTACTGGGAGCTGCAGGCTCTGTAGAAACAATCTTCactgtgttagcatgttttactgGTAACATCCCTCCAACAGTAAACCTTGAGGAAACAGAAGAAGATTTAAACTTTGTGCCTGTTAGGTCTCAGAAATGGCCATTTTTAAGACAGGAAGAGAGAAGAGTTGCATTAACCAACTCCTTTGGCTTTGGTGGAACAAATGCTTCATTGGTTATaggaagttttaataaataa